Within Bradymonas sediminis, the genomic segment GTGGCAATAACGGTTATACTCAGAGCAACACGTACTATTTTGAACGGTTTAAGGGATGGCAAGGCATTCTGGTCGAACCGATTCCCGAACTCTATGCCAAATGCCGAAAGGAGCGTAAAAAATCCGAGGTATTCTCGTATGCACTTGTCTCAAAGGATTATGACGCGCCCACTGTCACAATGACGTTCTCAAATCTAATGTCGTTAGTGGATGGTGCCAGGAAGTCGCCCGAGGCAGACAAATCTCATATCGAGCGCGGTGCCGAAATTCAAAATATTTCAACTTATAAAGTTGAAGTCCCTGCGCGAACCCTGTCCGAAGTTATTGACGAAACAAATTTCACCGCTATCGATCTG encodes:
- a CDS encoding FkbM family methyltransferase; its protein translation is MDRKLEHYLPYHNCVFIEVGGNNGYTQSNTYYFERFKGWQGILVEPIPELYAKCRKERKKSEVFSYALVSKDYDAPTVTMTFSNLMSLVDGARKSPEADKSHIERGAEIQNISTYKVEVPARTLSEVIDETNFTAIDLLSLDVEGYELQVLKGLDFSRHAPKYMLIEATFRDEIEDYILDRYECVELLSHHDVLYRRR